From Bacillus sp. FSL K6-3431, the proteins below share one genomic window:
- a CDS encoding glycoside hydrolase family 43 protein, which translates to MTKILNPILTGFHPDPSICRVGEDYYIAVSTFEWFPGVGIFHSKDLKNWHIVSRPLNRLSQLNMIGNPDSGGVWAPQLSYSDGQFWLIYTDVKVTEGQWKDCHNYLVTSETIDGDWSEPIYLNSSGFDPSLYHEEDGKKYLANMFWDHRKNKHNFYGIVLQEYDPKEQKLVGKSEIIFKGTDIMLTEAPHIYKIDGYYYLLTAEGGTKYDHAATIARSKNLWGPYEVHPENPLITGWATPRNPLQKAGHASIVHTHTDEWFLVHLTGRPLPKEGQPLLDHRGYCPLGRETAIQRLEWKDGWPYVVGGNFPALEIEGPNMEEVRWDADYPEKDDFDAATLNLHFQSLRIPLDEKTVSLKANPGHLRLYGKESLTSKFTQAFMARRWQHFNFKAETKVAFNPESFQQSAGLVNYYNTQNWTSLQMSWHEEKGRILELMTCDQFIFDQPLLGEEIPIPLDLDYVYLRVEVITAIYQYSYSFDGKNWTAIPVKFSSYKLSDDYIQGGGFFTGAFVGMHCQDTSGQSLHADFDYFVYKEEQN; encoded by the coding sequence ATGACAAAAATTCTTAATCCAATTTTGACAGGTTTTCATCCAGATCCGAGTATATGTCGTGTAGGAGAGGATTATTACATCGCCGTATCCACGTTTGAGTGGTTTCCGGGTGTCGGAATTTTTCACTCGAAGGATTTGAAAAACTGGCATATTGTGAGTAGACCATTAAATAGGCTAAGTCAATTGAATATGATCGGAAATCCAGATTCTGGTGGAGTTTGGGCTCCGCAACTATCGTATAGTGATGGTCAATTTTGGCTTATTTATACGGATGTAAAGGTGACGGAAGGTCAATGGAAAGACTGTCATAATTACTTAGTAACGAGTGAAACAATCGATGGTGATTGGTCAGAACCTATATATTTGAATAGTTCCGGCTTTGACCCTTCGCTTTATCATGAGGAAGATGGTAAAAAATACTTGGCTAATATGTTCTGGGATCATCGGAAGAATAAGCATAATTTTTATGGCATCGTTCTTCAAGAATACGATCCAAAAGAACAAAAACTAGTCGGTAAATCGGAGATTATATTTAAAGGCACCGACATAATGCTGACGGAAGCACCTCATATTTATAAAATCGATGGCTATTATTATTTATTAACTGCGGAAGGCGGCACGAAATATGATCATGCAGCGACAATAGCAAGATCGAAAAATCTGTGGGGGCCATACGAAGTTCATCCGGAAAATCCGCTTATTACAGGTTGGGCAACACCGCGAAATCCTTTGCAAAAAGCGGGACATGCCTCGATCGTTCATACGCACACAGATGAATGGTTTTTAGTTCATTTGACAGGGCGTCCATTACCTAAAGAAGGTCAGCCGCTATTAGATCATCGTGGTTACTGTCCACTTGGAAGAGAAACCGCTATCCAAAGGCTGGAATGGAAAGACGGCTGGCCTTATGTTGTAGGAGGGAATTTTCCAGCATTAGAGATTGAAGGTCCGAATATGGAAGAGGTACGATGGGATGCAGATTATCCTGAGAAAGATGACTTTGATGCTGCTACATTGAATCTTCATTTCCAATCTTTACGAATTCCATTAGATGAAAAGACTGTTTCACTAAAAGCCAATCCTGGTCATTTACGTTTATATGGTAAAGAGTCATTAACGTCTAAATTCACACAGGCTTTTATGGCAAGACGCTGGCAGCATTTTAATTTTAAGGCAGAGACGAAGGTGGCTTTTAATCCAGAGTCGTTCCAACAATCAGCAGGTTTAGTAAACTATTATAACACGCAAAATTGGACATCTTTGCAAATGTCATGGCATGAAGAAAAAGGGAGAATACTAGAATTAATGACTTGTGATCAATTTATTTTTGATCAGCCACTACTTGGAGAGGAAATTCCAATTCCGCTAGATTTAGATTATGTTTATTTACGGGTTGAAGTGATAACAGCTATATATCAATATTCCTATTCTTTTGACGGTAAAAATTGGACAGCAATTCCTGTGAAATTCTCATCCTATAAGCTGTCGGATGATTATATACAAGGAGGAGGATTCTTTACTGGGGCATTTGTTGGTATGCATTGTCAAGATACATCGGGACAAAGTCTCCACGCTGATTTTGATTACTTTGTGTATAAAGAAGAACAGAACTAA
- a CDS encoding alpha-glucuronidase family glycosyl hydrolase, with translation MEANSYKAWLQYARKIENKQKDYYSAYFQAITYFEESEVIDAAIQELARAVKGMLDISPDIKKGSIDEQSAGIILKVNSTYVTKEQQRYSKQLDAYQIKQDDEQIIISSGSDKGILYGVFHLLKIVQSDESLEGMLISEKPRNQLRMINQWDNMDGSIERGYAGSSIFYQDNQFIGDGKRIEDYARLLSSVGINAISINNVNVHKVETRLITDLLPEVKKTAAIFRKYGITLFLSINYSSPIEIGGLTTADPLDQDVQVWWAEAAKNIYAQIPDFGGFVVKADSEHRPGPFTYGRDHTDGANMLAKALKPHDGIVIWRCFVYNCLQDWRDRKTDRARAAYDHFQPLDGQFADNVILQVKNGPMDFQVREPVSPLIGALKKTNHLLELQVTQEYTGQQKHLCYLVPQWKEVLNFDTYANGEGTEIHNIIAGDVYEYQYSGLAAVSNIGADLNWTGHDLAQANLYGYGRLCWDPTLDTQELTLEWIHQTYGKLDRLVDSLLQIMLKSWEIYEKYTAPLGVGWMVNPGHHYGPNVDGYEYSLWGTYHYADRDGIGVDRTIETGTGYTEQYYQPNADRYNSLFDCPDELILFFHHVPYTHQLQSGKTVIQTIYDTHFEGVQNVQALHDEWLTLEGEMDEQRFKAISQRLNDQFEHSKQWRDMINTYFYRKSGIEDEQDRIIY, from the coding sequence ATGGAAGCAAATAGTTATAAGGCATGGTTGCAATACGCCCGAAAAATAGAAAATAAGCAAAAGGACTATTATTCAGCTTATTTTCAAGCGATTACTTATTTTGAAGAATCAGAAGTAATCGATGCTGCTATCCAAGAATTAGCACGGGCAGTAAAAGGGATGTTAGACATAAGTCCTGATATCAAAAAGGGTTCGATTGACGAACAATCAGCAGGAATTATCCTTAAGGTAAATTCGACATATGTGACCAAGGAGCAGCAAAGATATAGCAAACAATTAGACGCATATCAAATAAAACAAGATGATGAACAGATTATCATTAGTAGTGGCTCTGATAAAGGGATTTTATATGGAGTATTCCATTTACTTAAAATCGTTCAGTCAGATGAATCGCTTGAAGGGATGTTGATTAGTGAAAAACCACGGAATCAGCTCCGGATGATTAATCAATGGGATAATATGGATGGAAGTATTGAAAGAGGGTATGCTGGCTCATCCATTTTTTATCAAGACAATCAATTTATTGGCGACGGTAAACGGATTGAGGATTATGCAAGATTACTATCCTCTGTAGGTATTAATGCTATTTCGATTAATAATGTAAACGTACACAAAGTGGAAACTAGATTAATTACAGATCTGCTTCCAGAGGTGAAAAAAACAGCAGCAATTTTTAGAAAATATGGGATCACATTATTTTTAAGTATCAATTATTCTAGCCCAATTGAAATTGGGGGTCTCACTACCGCGGATCCGCTTGATCAGGATGTGCAAGTATGGTGGGCAGAAGCTGCGAAGAATATTTACGCGCAAATTCCTGACTTTGGTGGTTTCGTCGTAAAGGCAGATTCAGAGCACCGACCGGGTCCTTTCACATATGGAAGAGATCACACAGATGGAGCGAATATGCTTGCCAAGGCATTAAAGCCGCATGATGGAATCGTTATTTGGCGCTGTTTTGTTTATAATTGCCTGCAAGATTGGCGTGATCGAAAAACCGATCGTGCAAGAGCTGCATATGATCATTTTCAACCACTTGATGGGCAATTCGCTGATAATGTGATATTACAGGTGAAAAATGGTCCAATGGACTTTCAAGTCAGAGAACCAGTATCACCATTGATCGGCGCTTTGAAAAAAACAAACCATTTGCTTGAATTACAGGTAACGCAGGAGTATACAGGCCAACAAAAGCATCTATGTTATCTCGTACCTCAATGGAAAGAAGTATTAAATTTTGATACATATGCAAATGGAGAAGGTACAGAAATTCACAATATTATAGCTGGTGATGTATACGAGTATCAATATAGTGGTTTGGCGGCCGTTTCTAACATCGGTGCAGATTTGAATTGGACGGGGCATGATTTGGCACAAGCCAATTTGTATGGATATGGTCGTTTATGCTGGGATCCTACTTTGGATACGCAGGAACTGACATTGGAATGGATTCATCAAACCTATGGAAAGTTAGATAGATTAGTAGATTCATTACTGCAAATTATGCTTAAATCATGGGAAATTTACGAGAAATATACTGCTCCCCTTGGTGTTGGCTGGATGGTAAATCCAGGGCATCATTATGGTCCTAATGTAGATGGATATGAATATTCGCTTTGGGGTACGTATCATTATGCCGATCGAGATGGGATCGGAGTAGATCGTACGATAGAGACGGGTACAGGTTATACCGAACAATATTATCAACCGAATGCAGATAGGTATAATTCACTTTTCGACTGTCCGGATGAATTGATTCTTTTTTTTCATCATGTGCCATATACCCATCAGCTTCAATCTGGAAAAACAGTTATTCAAACCATTTATGATACTCATTTTGAAGGGGTTCAAAATGTACAAGCTTTACATGATGAATGGTTAACGTTAGAAGGAGAGATGGATGAACAGCGATTTAAAGCTATTTCCCAACGGTTAAATGACCAATTCGAACATTCAAAACAATGGCGTGACATGATCAATACTTATTTCTATCGAAAATCAGGCATTGAGGATGAACAAGATAGAATAATTTATTGA
- a CDS encoding ABC transporter permease, with amino-acid sequence MEPIIEIKTQPRKSRLVLGLRAIKKDWQLYSLLILPILYLIIFKYGPMAGNIIAFRKFVPGGSIFGESWVGLHYVKMFIADPTFLKVFKNTLILSGMTLLITFPAPIIFALLLNELKSMKFKRFVQTASYLPHFFSVVIVSGMILELVAVNGSINNIVELFTGQKISFIQKPEWFRTIYIGSEIWQGLGWGAILYLAALTGISEELYEAAKIDGANRWKQTIHITIPGILPTIVTLLILNIGSLLAVGFEKILLLYNPLTYKTSDVIATYVYRVGLESSNFSYATAIGLFEGIVGLILVFSANYISKRLTENSLW; translated from the coding sequence ATGGAACCCATAATTGAAATAAAAACGCAGCCTCGAAAAAGTAGATTGGTTCTAGGCCTTCGGGCTATAAAAAAGGATTGGCAACTCTACTCGTTATTAATACTACCAATCCTGTATCTTATCATATTTAAATATGGACCAATGGCTGGAAATATTATTGCCTTCAGAAAATTCGTACCTGGGGGAAGTATATTCGGAGAAAGCTGGGTTGGTCTACATTATGTGAAAATGTTTATAGCTGATCCAACATTTTTAAAGGTTTTTAAAAACACTCTTATTCTTAGTGGTATGACATTACTTATTACTTTTCCAGCCCCAATTATTTTTGCTCTTTTATTAAACGAGTTAAAATCAATGAAATTTAAAAGATTTGTACAAACAGCCTCTTATTTACCGCATTTCTTTTCGGTTGTAATTGTATCTGGAATGATTTTGGAACTAGTAGCTGTAAATGGATCGATTAATAATATTGTAGAACTCTTTACAGGACAAAAGATTAGTTTTATTCAGAAACCTGAATGGTTTAGAACGATCTATATTGGTTCTGAAATATGGCAAGGTCTAGGTTGGGGAGCAATTCTTTATCTTGCCGCGCTTACGGGCATTAGTGAAGAGTTATATGAAGCAGCTAAGATTGATGGAGCAAATCGATGGAAACAGACGATTCATATTACAATTCCAGGAATTCTCCCTACGATTGTTACTTTATTAATTTTAAATATTGGTAGTTTGCTAGCTGTTGGATTTGAAAAAATATTACTGCTTTACAATCCCCTAACCTACAAGACATCTGATGTTATTGCTACCTATGTTTATAGGGTAGGGCTAGAATCTAGTAACTTTAGCTATGCAACAGCCATTGGTCTATTTGAAGGGATAGTGGGACTCATTTTGGTGTTTTCCGCTAATTATATTTCAAAAAGGCTAACAGAAAATAGTTTATGGTAA
- a CDS encoding carbohydrate ABC transporter permease encodes MKESVQYKVFKVFNVIVLLLIVALTFYPFLNIVAQSFSSESYINSGKVNIWPKGFNVETYKVIIKDNMFWINYKNTVVYTVVGTAFQMIMTTIFAYALSKKRLMGRGFFTMFAVFTMFFGGGLIPNYVLVQSLGFGNTMWAIVVPGAISVFNMLIMKAFFQNIPDELEEAAIMDGSSTYGTLFRIVLPLSLPIIATMILFYSVGNWNAWFPAFLYLEDKELFPVQIYLRNLIKGAESSRTAGASSADNLTQISANIKAVTMVLTVLPILCVYPFVQKYFVSGVMLGSVKG; translated from the coding sequence TTGAAGGAATCGGTACAATACAAGGTATTTAAAGTATTTAACGTCATTGTATTATTGCTTATAGTAGCTTTAACATTTTACCCGTTTTTGAACATCGTTGCCCAATCGTTTAGTTCGGAATCATATATAAATTCCGGGAAAGTAAATATATGGCCGAAGGGATTTAACGTAGAAACGTATAAAGTTATTATTAAAGATAATATGTTCTGGATTAACTATAAAAACACAGTAGTTTACACCGTTGTAGGGACGGCATTTCAGATGATAATGACCACGATATTTGCCTATGCTTTATCTAAGAAGCGTCTTATGGGAAGAGGATTTTTCACTATGTTTGCTGTATTTACAATGTTCTTTGGTGGAGGATTAATTCCAAACTATGTCTTAGTTCAGTCACTTGGATTTGGTAATACGATGTGGGCGATTGTAGTACCAGGAGCGATCAGTGTTTTTAATATGTTAATAATGAAAGCGTTTTTTCAAAATATTCCTGATGAACTTGAGGAAGCTGCAATTATGGATGGATCTAGTACATATGGAACTTTGTTCAGAATAGTACTACCTCTTTCCTTACCAATTATTGCAACAATGATTCTGTTTTATTCTGTAGGAAATTGGAATGCGTGGTTCCCAGCGTTTCTTTATCTTGAGGATAAAGAACTGTTTCCTGTACAAATTTATTTGAGAAATTTAATAAAGGGCGCTGAAAGTAGTCGTACTGCAGGTGCGTCTAGTGCAGATAACCTTACCCAAATTTCTGCAAATATTAAAGCCGTAACAATGGTTTTAACTGTGCTTCCAATCTTATGTGTTTATCCCTTTGTGCAAAAATATTTCGTTTCTGGTGTAATGTTGGGGTCTGTAAAAGGGTAA
- a CDS encoding ABC transporter substrate-binding protein, with the protein MNNRFKKLLYLISFLSIISLLLVACNNSEKTEGNKKAAVPKSENAVEEYGVDDQFKAKEELTFSMMFSDHPNYPYKKDWLLIEEIKKRTNVNLDMTIIPMSDYSQKRSLLISSGDAPLIIPKTYPGEETPFVASGTILPISDYVDLMPNFKDKVEKWNIEPFLEGLRKEDGKYYLLPGLHEDVWPDYTLAIRTDIVEELGLEMPTTWDELETILVAMKKAYPDSIPFSDRWQFNSTLNVAATGFGTAAGWGLGSALKYDEGKDEFSFAPATEEYKTMLTYFHGLVEKGLLDPESVTQDDDQAMKKFINGESFVIGANSQTVVDYRKDMNETLGEDKFSIKKIIAPGGPEGQLMGGSKLENGLMISAKAKDDPNFEALLQFIDWLWYSDEGQEFAKWGVEDVTYTKNDEGKRVLTDDVNYVGLNPAGAKALNVDFGFSGGNIAYGGTTELLHSMFSEEEIEFQDAMRDTKELVLPDPPIKYEEMELEQANLLSTPLKDFVGTATYEFILGDRDLSKWEEFVTELESMGMQDYVDLANKVYKNQNK; encoded by the coding sequence ATGAATAATCGGTTCAAAAAGCTATTGTACTTAATCTCTTTCTTGTCGATCATTAGTTTACTATTAGTTGCTTGCAATAATTCAGAAAAAACCGAAGGAAACAAGAAAGCCGCAGTACCTAAAAGTGAGAATGCAGTAGAAGAATACGGAGTAGATGATCAATTTAAAGCAAAGGAGGAGTTAACCTTTTCCATGATGTTTAGTGATCATCCTAACTATCCTTACAAAAAAGACTGGCTTTTAATTGAAGAGATTAAGAAAAGAACAAATGTAAATTTAGACATGACAATCATACCAATGAGTGATTATTCACAAAAAAGGAGTTTACTTATAAGTAGTGGGGACGCACCTTTAATCATCCCTAAAACTTACCCAGGTGAAGAAACACCATTTGTAGCTTCAGGTACAATTCTGCCAATAAGTGATTATGTTGACTTAATGCCAAACTTTAAAGACAAAGTAGAAAAGTGGAATATAGAGCCATTCTTAGAAGGGTTACGGAAAGAGGATGGTAAATATTACTTGCTCCCTGGTTTGCATGAGGATGTTTGGCCTGATTATACGCTTGCAATTAGGACGGATATAGTCGAAGAATTGGGATTGGAAATGCCAACAACATGGGATGAACTAGAAACTATATTAGTAGCAATGAAAAAAGCTTACCCTGATTCTATTCCATTCTCTGATAGATGGCAATTCAATAGCACTCTGAATGTAGCTGCTACAGGCTTTGGAACCGCGGCTGGTTGGGGGTTAGGATCTGCTTTAAAGTATGACGAAGGGAAAGATGAGTTTTCATTTGCACCAGCAACAGAAGAATACAAAACGATGTTAACGTATTTCCATGGTCTTGTTGAAAAAGGTTTACTTGATCCAGAAAGTGTAACGCAAGATGATGATCAAGCTATGAAAAAGTTTATCAATGGAGAGTCATTTGTAATCGGTGCCAATTCACAAACGGTTGTTGATTATCGAAAGGATATGAATGAAACTTTAGGAGAAGACAAATTCTCCATTAAGAAAATAATTGCACCTGGTGGACCAGAAGGACAGCTAATGGGAGGATCTAAATTAGAAAATGGTCTGATGATTTCTGCGAAGGCGAAAGATGATCCTAACTTTGAAGCATTACTACAATTTATTGATTGGTTATGGTATAGCGATGAAGGTCAAGAATTTGCTAAATGGGGTGTAGAAGACGTTACTTATACTAAAAATGATGAAGGTAAACGTGTTCTTACTGATGATGTTAATTATGTTGGTCTAAATCCAGCTGGGGCGAAAGCATTGAATGTTGATTTTGGATTCTCTGGCGGAAACATTGCCTACGGTGGTACTACAGAGCTTCTTCATTCTATGTTCAGTGAAGAAGAAATTGAATTCCAAGATGCAATGCGTGATACGAAAGAACTTGTATTACCAGACCCGCCAATTAAGTATGAGGAAATGGAACTTGAACAAGCAAATCTATTAAGTACACCTTTAAAAGACTTTGTCGGCACAGCGACTTATGAATTCATCTTAGGGGATCGTGATTTATCCAAATGGGAGGAATTTGTAACCGAGTTGGAGAGCATGGGGATGCAGGATTATGTTGATTTAGCAAATAAAGTATACAAAAATCAAAACAAATAA
- a CDS encoding YesL family protein — translation MDNRKEFGQGIFFVISNYIYWLMLINIYFVFCNIIFLFFFMTLEPVFSNLIIIFIALIPTGPAIMALCYVMDKLVCEKEVSPTRDFFYGYKLNFKDTLKVWIPMLALIFILIIDLQYFYEDSTATNQVLSIVFLVVLTLLICLSFYVFPITAKFKFRTRDIFKLSIYYSFKKLKISLGNIGIMIIGLFLMFMTSNFLILFIVGVLSYVLTLNSKEVIEDIKLNYTK, via the coding sequence ATGGACAATCGTAAAGAATTTGGTCAAGGAATATTTTTTGTTATCTCAAATTATATCTATTGGTTAATGTTAATCAATATTTACTTTGTATTTTGCAATATTATTTTTTTATTTTTCTTCATGACATTAGAACCTGTTTTTTCAAATCTTATCATTATTTTCATAGCATTAATCCCAACTGGACCTGCCATCATGGCACTTTGCTATGTAATGGATAAATTAGTTTGTGAAAAAGAAGTTTCTCCTACTAGAGACTTTTTCTATGGCTATAAACTTAATTTTAAAGATACATTAAAAGTGTGGATACCAATGCTTGCCCTGATATTTATTCTAATCATTGATTTGCAATATTTTTATGAGGATAGTACTGCAACCAATCAAGTATTAAGCATTGTATTTTTAGTTGTCCTGACTTTACTCATTTGTCTCTCGTTTTATGTATTCCCGATCACTGCAAAATTTAAATTTAGAACTAGGGACATATTTAAACTCTCAATCTATTATAGTTTTAAAAAGCTGAAAATCAGTCTTGGTAATATTGGAATTATGATAATAGGATTATTTCTAATGTTTATGACATCAAATTTTCTTATTTTATTTATAGTAGGCGTTCTAAGTTATGTATTAACATTAAATAGTAAAGAGGTTATTGAAGATATTAAATTAAACTACACTAAGTAA
- a CDS encoding Nif3-like dinuclear metal center hexameric protein yields MTTTIKNVLDQLMEPVQKIEITVDALEYGHEETLVKGIATTFMATNDVIQQARDLGVNLLITHEGMYYSHHDKKDRWLNDPVYLEKKGLVEKSNMAIFRFHDYFHSYKPDGIMTGLLHSLSWETYIEKDQINASILSLPGMSLGEMAEYVKSKLNISYVRVVGDLSLMCERVGVLVGYRGGGENAIPLYNQEQLDLIISGEGPEWETPEYVRDAVQQGRKKALIVLGHAESEKSGMKYLAKQIQSIYPNIPVHFIDENPVFQVV; encoded by the coding sequence ATGACAACGACAATTAAAAATGTATTAGATCAATTAATGGAACCTGTACAAAAAATAGAAATTACAGTGGATGCACTTGAATATGGGCATGAGGAAACTCTTGTAAAGGGTATTGCTACAACATTTATGGCTACGAATGATGTGATTCAACAAGCAAGGGATTTAGGGGTAAATCTGCTTATCACTCATGAAGGGATGTATTATAGTCATCATGATAAAAAGGATAGATGGCTAAATGATCCTGTATACCTTGAGAAAAAGGGGCTTGTTGAAAAATCGAATATGGCAATTTTCCGATTTCATGATTATTTTCATTCGTACAAGCCTGACGGTATAATGACCGGCTTACTTCACAGTTTGAGTTGGGAAACTTATATAGAAAAGGATCAAATCAATGCATCCATACTTTCCCTACCTGGCATGTCATTAGGAGAAATGGCAGAATACGTAAAATCGAAGCTGAATATTTCGTATGTTCGGGTTGTTGGTGATTTGTCATTGATGTGCGAGCGTGTAGGTGTATTAGTCGGCTACAGAGGAGGGGGAGAAAATGCTATACCCTTATATAATCAAGAACAGCTCGATTTGATTATTTCGGGGGAAGGACCTGAATGGGAAACGCCAGAATACGTGAGGGATGCAGTACAGCAAGGACGAAAAAAGGCCTTAATCGTACTGGGGCATGCCGAAAGTGAGAAATCCGGTATGAAATATTTAGCCAAACAAATTCAATCGATATATCCCAATATTCCCGTACATTTTATCGATGAAAATCCAGTCTTCCAAGTAGTATAA
- a CDS encoding Gfo/Idh/MocA family protein, with amino-acid sequence MLKVGIIGTGAIASSHIEAYFTFPSRCKIVALCDIYPEKAESTASRFNLDADIYNDYQAMLERADIDLISICTPPYTHANTSIDALNAGKHVLVEKPMASSLDECDRMLAAAEKNNKILSVVAQNRFRSSMMKLKQVLDSKLMGPIVHTQVDSFWWRGHSYYDLWWRGTWEKEGGGCTLNHAVHHIDIFQWMNGMPTEITAVMSNTSHNNAEVEDISITIGKYPDGSLAQVTSSVIHHGEEQQLIFQGENARVSVPWKVKASKSKENGFPLEDKELEGRIEQQYNDLPELQFEGHAGQVDNVLTAIEENKDVLVNGEQGRQTLELITAIYQSASLGCTVKLPLNSDSPFYTREGIMKHATHFYEKNTSVENFSENKITTGGNE; translated from the coding sequence ATGTTGAAAGTTGGAATTATTGGTACTGGAGCAATTGCTTCCTCACACATTGAAGCATACTTCACATTTCCGAGTCGATGTAAAATTGTTGCGTTATGTGACATATATCCTGAAAAAGCGGAAAGTACAGCATCAAGATTTAATCTTGATGCTGACATATATAATGATTATCAAGCGATGTTGGAACGGGCAGATATAGATCTTATTTCTATATGTACACCACCATATACACATGCAAATACCAGCATTGACGCATTAAATGCAGGAAAACATGTACTCGTTGAAAAACCAATGGCGTCTTCATTAGATGAATGCGACCGAATGCTGGCAGCGGCTGAAAAAAATAACAAAATTTTATCTGTCGTTGCACAAAATCGCTTTCGCTCGTCAATGATGAAATTAAAACAAGTGCTAGATTCAAAATTAATGGGGCCGATTGTGCATACTCAAGTAGATTCCTTTTGGTGGCGTGGCCATAGTTATTATGATCTATGGTGGCGGGGTACATGGGAAAAAGAAGGTGGCGGCTGTACATTAAATCATGCTGTTCACCATATTGATATATTTCAATGGATGAATGGGATGCCTACTGAAATTACTGCAGTAATGAGCAATACCTCCCATAATAACGCAGAAGTGGAAGATATATCAATAACTATTGGTAAGTATCCAGATGGAAGTCTTGCACAAGTTACGAGCTCTGTCATTCACCATGGTGAGGAACAACAGCTAATTTTTCAGGGGGAAAATGCCCGGGTATCAGTGCCTTGGAAGGTAAAGGCATCAAAGTCGAAAGAAAATGGATTTCCGCTTGAAGATAAAGAATTAGAAGGAAGAATTGAACAACAGTATAACGATTTGCCTGAATTACAATTTGAAGGGCATGCGGGCCAAGTTGATAATGTGTTAACAGCGATCGAAGAGAACAAAGATGTGTTGGTTAATGGTGAACAAGGAAGGCAAACATTGGAATTAATTACAGCTATTTATCAATCTGCTAGTTTAGGTTGTACTGTAAAACTTCCTCTTAATAGTGACAGTCCTTTTTACACGCGTGAAGGTATCATGAAGCATGCTACACATTTTTATGAAAAAAATACCAGTGTGGAAAATTTTTCGGAAAACAAGATTACTACTGGTGGTAATGAATAA
- a CDS encoding GntR family transcriptional regulator, giving the protein MGAKEGQRGSTRDFSYNKLKQKILNLELEPGTKISENEIAEEFKVSRTPVREAFMKLAQEELLDIIPQSGTIVSRINLEHVEEGRFIREKLETEIVALACENFPEEYLFRLETNIALQELCVGKNNYHQLYELDVEFHRIIFHGCGKARTWDMLQLLNSHFNRLRMLRLSRDSNWEHIISQHKEIYELINNKDAERARCVMVKHLRMVVIEKDQLMRDYPHYFI; this is encoded by the coding sequence TTGGGTGCAAAAGAAGGACAACGGGGCTCTACAAGAGATTTTTCTTACAATAAACTAAAACAGAAAATTCTTAACTTGGAATTAGAGCCAGGAACGAAAATATCGGAAAATGAAATTGCAGAAGAATTTAAGGTGAGTAGAACGCCTGTCAGAGAAGCCTTTATGAAACTAGCCCAAGAAGAACTTCTCGATATCATTCCACAAAGCGGCACAATTGTTTCCCGAATTAATTTAGAACATGTAGAAGAAGGACGATTTATTCGAGAGAAACTTGAAACAGAAATTGTGGCGTTGGCTTGTGAAAATTTCCCGGAGGAATACTTGTTTCGTTTAGAAACAAATATTGCATTGCAAGAGCTTTGTGTAGGGAAAAACAACTACCATCAGCTATACGAGCTTGATGTAGAATTTCATCGGATTATATTTCATGGATGTGGAAAAGCGCGTACATGGGATATGCTTCAGCTTTTAAATAGTCATTTTAATCGTTTAAGAATGCTACGCCTTTCTCGAGACTCCAATTGGGAACATATTATTTCACAGCATAAAGAAATATATGAATTAATTAATAATAAAGATGCTGAAAGAGCAAGGTGTGTAATGGTAAAACATCTAAGAATGGTAGTGATTGAGAAAGATCAATTAATGAGAGACTATCCACATTACTTCATTTAA